The stretch of DNA cgTCGAGCTAGATATAGAGTATATCATTAATATGTTCATTTTGTTAAGTAAACACTACATTCACCGATGCAAATGCTTGTCCTCAATACCaaaatttgatgtttttttgctgGACTTTACCTTATTTTTGAAATCAGTTAGAATAGCTAAAAACGAGAAATGTAAAAGAACTGTAATAATTTGTGATGAACTCTCACTTGCCTCTGgttaacacatatatatatatattttttctttcttcctatTTTCCCTTGtctagtttgtatttttttttaatgctgtcttCTATCGTTGTTTCTTGTATTAACCTGAAActctaaagaataaaaaaaaaaataaaaaaaatgtatgttgtatgtgtactgatattttgttttattagtaGAAGTCAGTGAAACTACTTTGCAACAACTTCaggttaaaaatgtttaaaacaaacaaatctgATTGACGAAatgaattcgttttttttttactgcacagGCATGCTATTTCTGTCTAGGTGGCACAATTTGGCTATGGCTTATGTTTCGGCTTGAAGTTGCcctttagaaagaaaaaaaactgtatttaacttgccattgttttttgtggcttttttgttattttttttgtgacaatACAGGcctgtttaaaagaaaaaactatatacattttttttgtacaggttttgtttaatattatttgCATCCTCAATGTTTACATATAAAGGTTACTATGAAAACCATGCAACACAAAAAGGGCACCAGTCCATTTGGGATGTGAGGATATGTTTTTATTACTTGCAGACAGTTTGCATCAGTTTACTGTCTATATTTCCCCACATGCACATCGCTTCAGACTCTACTAACTGGCATGACTGCAGCTTTGCTTGTGCCAGTCTCTGCAGACAAGCAGCTCATTTCAGTGAGCCAGAAATCACCAGCCAGAGAAGATGGCAGTTACTGAGCTAGAAGAACAGAGGGCACAGCATCAGGTAAGACTCTGGGTCATTCTGTAGTTTTCAATTTCCTATAgcagaaaaaatgtttttctacAGGAAAATGCCTTTATATAATGCCTTCTGAATAAATAAGCATGTTCAGAACATTATACAGATTGGCCTGTGTATAGGTTTCTCTTATACAtaactggatcctctgaattgtgagttttaaaagtcaaattttaaAAATTGCTACATATATGATAGTGCCGATGCACATAGAATTGATTTTATAGCAATGCAGCAATGCATCTTCAACAACCACACAAACCACCTAACTTCACCAGTGTAGTCAAGTGGGATTAGTTAATAAATTTAAGTCTGAGAAGCACACTAGTTTATCCATATGTCCAGATAACCAAATTGGTCAACCACCTTGGCCATACTGACAAGATAGACAAGATAAACCATTAACCTCAAATAAAATCATATGCTGTGCTTGGGATTATAAGTGATCTTAGTTAAAGAGCAGTTATCTGTCTCATTTAATACTCACTGAAACTTGATAGTGAGTATTACCCTCTTAGCTTGCTTCGACTAGCATTACAAGTTGACCCGCACTAAGGCTTCATTGCTCAACCTGACCAGACTGACACTTCTTATAATCCATTTCTGATTAACAAATTGAACAAGTTAAGCTGGCTGGAATATCTTTTTCGGGAGGGATGGCCGACTGCTACAACCTGCTTTAATTTGGTGTAACTGATGCCCACTAGCATTAGCTTACATGTAGCTATATCAGTATTATGACGACTCTGCTATGATCTCTATTACAATTATAAAGGACCCTGTAATATACAGGGAAACAATGCATACAGAACAAAACATATAGGGTTCTGAACATACTTATTTACACCAGAATgtgataaagattttttttttctagaacatCATTTATTTCTAGTACAGAAAACCATGGTTAGACCTGGAATAGAGAATATAGGCATAAAAACATGGCACAGTACAAAATAGCTACAGAATTTCAGTGGGCTGTGTGTTTCCTGTAAGGGGTTACAGTGTAATTAACTATCCAGTAAAAGCAGATTGTGCTCGACATAAAGGAATAATCAGTAGAAGTATCCCAGCCTTTTCCAAAGTGAAGGACATTTTATATACAACTGAGAAACAGAGCCAATGTTAGGTACGAGTTCAGGGACACAACTAATGATGATCTTTATCTGGCCCTCGGTTACCCACAGTTCTCAGAATATGTACAATTCGCTGTGAGTAATGATAAAAAAAGAGTATTCAGGTGTTTATCAAGAACATTCGTGACAAATTTGTCTTGCAAGAGCGACCTCACAAGAACACAAGCATTGAGGACCTATAAACCTAGAGATGCAATGTACTTGTGAATTTATTAGCTATATTAAATGATAGCACTGTTGACTGTAATGGTAAAATCCACCTTTTAAGTGAATAAGGCACTATTTTTCAAACTAACACTACCTACATTCCATTAGTTCAACTTTTTCAAGCCTCACGACATAACAGTTTAAACTTTCATTGATTGTatcaaataaaatttgatttgacGTCTTTAGTATCCATTTCTATCTTCATCTGTGAAAGCAGAATTAGGtatactgtttatttaaagtatgtAAAACTAATAAATATGTATCTGAACAAAGTCTTTTGCCTTTGTGTCAGTGTTGAATTCACAAAGAATGCTGGGCGTTATGCTTTTTTCTCTGTGAATCACAAAACGATGCGTATCTGGTTCTTGGTACATACGTTCTAGACTATTAAAATGCAATCTAGGCAGTGGAAGATGGCGCCAGTCAGGAAAATTGGACGCATATACTGATAAATGGCCTTAACAGGTCCAAAGTCCTAGCCAGGCCCACAAACCACTTGCTGCAAAACTATAAGCTTCAGCACTAGTTCGAGCAGGAAACTCCTGGGCTCGTCCCTCGtacctcaaccaatcaccagcttccacctgtctttataaGACCTCCCTTTACACGCCCTTCTCTGCTTCCAGGTGCTGTTTCATTTTCCCTACCTCTCTCCCCACCGTCTCCAGTTTGGTCCTGCCAGCTGCCCGGTGGTTGGCTCCGCCCCGGTCTCCTACATACAGCAGGATCTGCTAGGGTCTAGATGCTGTTTCATTatctaatacattgttaataaaaCTATCGCaattaaagctgttattattgcACCCTTGCCTCTGGGGTCTTCCTGGTAGAACCACACGTGCAGCGGTTGGGGCTGGATATAATCCAACTCCTCCCATAAGTACAAGGGTAAGGAATAGGGTTACTGTCTGATCTGCTTCAGACCGATGAAAACACATTGGAGGATCAGTTGGATCAGATCTAGCCACAACCTCTGGATAAGTATCTTCTATGTCAACTGCAGCTTAGGCATTGGAATGCTGGTGCTCTTCCACTGAGgcaaaatactgtgttttttaacgGGCACCTAAAAACATATCTGAGCTATTTTCACCAAAACAAATTGCTCATATTAATTCATAATAATTAACAAAAAGCTACTGAAAGtacttaataaatgcattttatgtCAAATGTAGATATGTAATATCTGGATAAATCGACAAATCGTACATTGTGAAAGATCTTCAGTTATAAAAGGACACACTTTTTCTTACATCAGTAGTGGGTCAAACTCCACCTCTTCTGCACACAGATTGGCAGGTAGTTCACACAACCAATCTAAGCGCAGCCAATCAGACCCGAGTGGGCGGAGCTTGGGAAAGAAACAGGTGCGGAAAATCCAGCTCGTATAATATCCCAGTGCTGCTGGCTTTATTACTGACACCTGTCTCCGCGCGTCATGGAGAGCTGTGCGCAAAAGAACCACTCCAGCGCGCGCTGCTGCTGATCTTACCGCACTTTACTCCACTTTCCAAGCTTTTCTCACCCGGTGAGGAACTCCAGAGGAGCGCTGTGAAGCTGAGGCTGAAGCAGTGGTGATCTGCGCGGTTTGAGAAGCTGGTGCTGGGgacttcttcttcatcatcatgaACGCCTCGGCGCTGAACCAGACGGACGGCGGGGCTTTCCAGAACCGGAGCGCGGATGTGTTCGCCTGCTGTAATTTCTCCTCGGTGGTGACGGACGAGGGCTTCTCCGCCACGGTGCCGGACGAGCGGACTCTGTTCATCATGCGCGTGGTGCAGATCGCCGTCATGTGCGTGCTGTCCCTCACCGTGGTCTTCGGCATCTTCTTCCTCGGCTGTAATCTGCTCATCAAGTCAGAGGGCATGATCAACTTTCTGGTGACGGACCGCAGGCCGTCTAAAGAAGTGGAGGCGGTTATAGTGGGCGCCTATTAGCACCATGGGTGCTCTGCAGCATGGGGCCGTTACGCACGGGCACGAGGGCAGGGAACACTTGGTTCTGCCCCGCGGCTCGCCCCCACGCTCCGCCCGCCCGTCCGTCCGTTCGTCCGTGTGAAGAGGAGGGAGGTCCGGGGTTCGCCGTCTGTCTGTACAGATGAAGTGGAGGGGAACTGAACGCGCTGCTGTTTCTTAATGTTTGCCTCCATCGGACGCGAAGCGGACTGTCCACAGCCCCTCTGGTACAGCGTCCTCCCGGCTGAACAATAAAAGCCCCTTACGGGTTAGCCAGCAACACTTCCCCTATGgaggttagctaaattaactttTAGCTAATGAAGCCTAATAAATATTTCACAAATAGGTCGTTTTCCCACTAGAGggaaactttttaaaaaggtatTTCAGTAGTTCTGTTTCTCTTATCAACAGTTtataggctatatatatatatatatatatatatatatatatatatatatatatatatacaccaaacCTTATTTTGTTAACATGAAGTTAAATGATAAACCTGCTAACTAACTTGCTAGCCAACGGATTTTATGCTAAAATGGTtaactagctagtttagctaacgaAAATACAATATCGGGGGGGAAAAAATCCAGTATTTCTGAGATTTGTTTGTACAAATTTGGTTGTGCAATTTTATTTCCTAAAACCTTTTTTATTAGCAACTTATACGGTTGCTTTTTTGTCACATTGTAAATCTGCCTATTGTTCTACACACATTATATCTAAATATCATGGTttaaatggaccaaaagaaatacaaaattaaatattttaacagtttttttcaatattttgtctgcAATTTGTATTGCAGTATATGCTAGTAACAACAGTATAGGCTATTTATATACCAAACCTTTTGTTACCAACCACACCTAAAGATAAACCTACTAACTAACTAGTTAGCCAACGGCTTTTATGCTAAAatggttaactagctagcttagctaacaaaATGCAagctaaaaaaacaatatttggggaaaaaaatccaGTATGAAGAGATTATTTTTAGTTATagctaaaatatacaatatataagtatattctaaatatatattaaatataaagtatACATTATTCCATTGGTATAACTGATTTAACTGAATAATATTAGTTGAGATTCTTTTTGGTATAAATTTGGCTGTGCAAGTTTATTtcctaaatgttttttattaacaaattatacattgctttttgtcacattgtAAATCTGCCTATTGTTCTACACATTATATCAGAATTTCATGTTCTATATAGACCAATAAGAATACTTTAAAAGATAGTCCAAAATGTTTGTCTGCAATTTGTATTGCAGTATTTTAGAATACAGACCTTTTCAACAGATTTCAATAAGCCAACCTGccattatattaataaaacaaaataatatattggTATCCAAAaactgagtaaaataaatataaataatggaTAAATATGTCATGGTTTAAGTGAGAACTGTGCAAACTCTTCTTTTGTACTAAACAGCAATTAAATTTGCCTCACACAATATATGCTATTACACATGCACATTTTGCAATGGCGATACTGAAACAACACAATTGTGCATgccttatatatatttaaaaaaacagtttgtgtgcaataatttagattttttttatttgattagtgTGAGGTTTACAGTTCTTCCTCAcagctctatctatctatctgtctctgtaCACTGGAAAGAGTACAGATACCCGAGTACAGATTGTTTGATACTAGACTTGAGGGAGTGTATGGCTCTCAGGCTAAGCTGTGAGAGGAGCTGAAGGAAACGATGCTCAAGGGGAGCTTAATGGATCTGTTTACTCCTCACTCCACTTCCAATCTCTTAATGCCTTTCTTAAGGGAAACTTAAGAGGTTTTATAAAACCAATCACGGGACTGATGTAGTGTAAAGCTGCAGAAGTCAATCATGTACTGAATGTTCTCTTAACAAATTGAAATGAAGCTGAATGAAACTGTGGTGGACGCTGTGAATGTTCTCCATGTGTTTCAGCTCTGGACTCTCGATTGCTGGACTGTGTGTGAAATCACACCTGCTGGTCGGACAGGATGTTTTGTTTCACATCTATATTGTATCATGTTTGCTGTAATAAACTGAGTATTGGATGTAAGAAAATGTTTTTCCGTTGTATTTGTTTGTGCCATGATAGTGGAAAGATAGTAGTAGTCTTTACCACCACAGTATGCATGTGTTGAAATTAATTTTACTGAGTAAtagcagttgctgtggtattttagcAAAACtaattgttcattttttaaaagtttatttcaaaATGTCTGACAAAAAACTTGTATATTCATTTTTACTTTGTGTcttaatgtgaatctggcaattTCAcctatagaaatgctccaaaatctcttggaataaaatattttttacattgaattccttTGAAGGTTGTGGAGTTGCATTTTTGTATATGTGTGGTTTTTGTGTGACTGTAACAAAATGCTCTGGCCCCCAGAAATTCAGAATTTAGAAATTATGGTAATAATAATAGACAAATGATGGTCCCTCAAAATGATGAATTGGCATAATAAGCTCCTTACATACAGGTTATATCTAAATTgcctctctatgtctctctttcaTAGCTATTTCTTATTAGCGTCTTTACAGGCATACACTAGCCATTATATCAGTGTGTAGATCACTCTCTTCTATCTGAGCTCTGTGGAGACGTTTAAGGGCTGTTTTCCAAATTCCCACTCAAGGATTAGTCCTAGCCttggactgcacagcattttaaatgtagatgtttaatttaaagcaaaATATAACGGCTAAGATTATTCCCTGTTTGGGAAACCAACCCTAAGTGTTAACATGCGCTATTTAGAATATTTACATCCTGAAAATATTTTTACATCACCTGATCTTTTGCCTTTGTCATTACCCACTGCAGTACCAATACAGTTTACAAATGTTATTAGAGATTTCTAGAACATATTGCTGTTTTCCTGTAGTGGCATTCCATGAAAAAGCTTTCCAACAAATGTAGTGGTACCTGTGGGAATCATCAGCCCTGGGACACTGTGTGTATCATCATGTTGCACGTTCACAGCGTGTCCAGGAATGTAAAGCAACACCATTAGTGTTCTGAtcaattttttaatgaaaaataaaactgacgactttgttaatctacacagccTTTCCACTAATGAAACCTGGCATTCTAGAGAGGTGCCACACATGCTTGAGTAAACCTTTTTGTTTTCCTGATCCGCATGATTGGATTACTATGAATAAGTCATAGGACCAGTCCAGGTGTAAACTAGCTCCATTTAGTTTgatcattttgttcagtttagtTCATTATAGCGAAGACAACATAACAACATAACAGACTACAATCAAGCTGTTCCTTATACTGTGTCAAGATTTCtggaatggaccaaaagaaattctgctaattaaaatgaattaacctgttttacattgtcttccattgaaagttaggaAGATTTTATCTCTCACctttaaagttgttgttttggagaaaCTTGTTTATAATCAGATAGCGACCTTATACAATGCAACATTCTGGATTGATTTATTTAGAAGTGATTTTTTTCATATAAACATTACTGTTTTATAGTGTGCTTAATATGTTATAATCCAGTCTTACCCTCCGCTCTGACCATTTAGCTTCCTGTTCCCTTAAAACCCTGCAGACAGGTGTCTTTTGTTGTGTTCAGATTACAGGCAAATCAAATATTATTTCCAAAATCTGATCTCTCCACACTGTTCAAATTGGAATTGAAAGTGATCAAATTGGATTTGTGTGTACAGATATTACAAAAACGTACCTGGCTGGATTGCTGTGGTTATTAGGTTAACCTTTGGCACTCATCTTAGACCCTTACTTCCCT from Astyanax mexicanus isolate ESR-SI-001 chromosome 11, AstMex3_surface, whole genome shotgun sequence encodes:
- the rprma gene encoding protein reprimo A; this encodes MNASALNQTDGGAFQNRSADVFACCNFSSVVTDEGFSATVPDERTLFIMRVVQIAVMCVLSLTVVFGIFFLGCNLLIKSEGMINFLVTDRRPSKEVEAVIVGAY